In Zygosaccharomyces rouxii strain CBS732 chromosome F complete sequence, a single window of DNA contains:
- the GDA1 gene encoding guanosine diphosphatase (highly similar to uniprot|P32621 Saccharomyces cerevisiae YEL042W GDA1 Guanosine diphosphatase located in the Golgi involved in the transport of GDP-mannose into the Golgi lumen by converting GDP to GMP after mannose is transferred its substrate), with protein sequence MPRNYRIVIGAFAAIMLLLLIRSSTTVKPALDIVKTASQDISASEEVDILPVNERPGYIDDAKTEEGNSDVAQAVKAQDTSLGSTYSTGFECNKDHQYVIMIDAGSTGSRVHVYEFDVCTEPPTLINETFKMLKPGLSSFNTDSAGAARSLDPLLERALEVVPEKKRSCTPVSVKATAGLRLLGVNKSDKILAAVREHLEQDYPFPVVDGKGVSIMSGEEEGVFAWVTTNYLLGNIGGSQRTSTAAVFDLGGGSTQIVFEPTFPPNEKMLEGEHKYELKFGDEVYTLYQFSHLGYGLMEGRNKINAQLVETAIKEGVIPKGDTKSVHELISPCLPPKAQVNNQKVTLANEDTYLVNFSGPVIPTGAQCRFLADKVLNKDAKCTKPPCSFNGVHQPSLVRTFKETNDLYVFSYFYDKTQPLGLPLSFKLDELVELAKMVCNGEEVWKSVFSGIEGSVKELKKEPQWCQDLSFQVSLLHTGYDIPLHREVKTAKTIADNELGWCLGASLPLINSDQWNCRLDQLG encoded by the coding sequence ATGCCCAGAAACTATCGTATTGTCATTGGGGCTTTCGCAGCGATTATGCTGCTTTTGTTGATTAGATCCTCAACTACAGTGAAACCAGCACTTGACATTGTCAAAACTGCTTCACAGGATATTTCTGCGTCAGAAGAAGTTGACATATTGCCAGTAAATGAAAGACCAGGTTATATTGATGATGCGAAGACTGAAGAGGGCAATTCAGACGTAGCTCAGGCTGTTAAGGCACAGGATACATCATTGGGATCTACTTATTCCACAGGTTTTGAATGTAACAAAGATCACCAGTACGTGATTATGATCGATGCTGGTTCTACCGGATCCAGAGTTCACGTATATGAATTTGACGTTTGTACAGAACCGCCAACTTTGATAAACGAAACTTTCAAGATGTTGAAGCCTGgattatcatcatttaaTACTGATTCAGCTGGGGCTGCTCGCTCATTGGATCCATTATTAGAACGTGCATTGGAAGTGGTTCctgaaaagaagagaagttGTACGCCAGTATCTGTTAAGGCGACTGCAGGTTTAAGATTGCTAGGTGTGAACAAGTCTGACAAGATTTTAGCAGCTGTGCGTGAACATTTGGAACAAGATTACCCATTCCCTGTCGTCGATGGTAAAGGTGTTTCCATCATGAGTGGTGAAGAGGAAGGTGTTTTCGCATGGGTTACAACCAACTACTTGTTAGGTAATATCGGAGGTAGTCAGAGAACTTCTACGGCAGCCGTGTTTGatcttggtggtggttccACTCAGATCGTATTCGAACCAACTTTTCCACCCAATGAGAAAATGTTAGAGGGTGAACACAAGTACGAACTAAAATTTGGTGACGAAGTTTACACTCTATACCAATTCTCTCACTTGGGATATGGTCTCATGGAAGGTAGAAATAAGATCAATGCTCAGCTAGTGGAGACTGCTATCAAAGAAGGTGTCATTCCTAAAGGTGACACTAAATCGGTTCACGAATTGATATCCCCTTgtttaccaccaaaggcTCAAGTGAACAACCAGAAAGTTACATTGGCTAATGAAGATACgtatttggtcaatttctCAGGCCCTGTAATTCCAACTGGCGCTCAATGCAGATTTTTGGCTGATAAGGTTCTAAACAAAGATGCTAAATGTACAAAACCACCATGTTCCTTCAACGGTGTACATCAACCTTCCTTGGTGCGTACTTTCAAGGAAACCAACGACCTCTACGTGTTTTCTTATTTCTACGACAAGACCCAACCCTTGGGATTACCGCTATCCTTTAaacttgatgaattggttgaaTTGGCAAAGATGGTTTGCAACGGTGAAGAAGTGTGGAAGAGTGTCTTTAGTGGCATTGAGGGTTCCgtaaaggaattgaaaaaggaaCCACAATGGTGCCAAGATTTATCATTCCAAGTATCTCTACTTCACACAGGTTATGATATTCCATTGCACAGGGAAGTAAAGACTGCCAAGACTATTGCCGATAACGAACTTGGTTGGTGCCTTGGTGCCTCATTaccattgatcaattctgACCAATGGAACTGCAGATTGGACCAACTGGGCTAA
- a CDS encoding uncharacterized protein (no similarity), with amino-acid sequence MSNKKKSKSKASESHKSGGNKNSPRGKHNSPSLQRDNSISDQQRSENGGTGSRTYGIKLAARLFHNPLFSKRGFKHAKEGLKIKSSDNSISKLRFTGSICLFLYPVWMIAYSIDGFSSGDINNSMHAFVYGSPLLIAVPYCIRYLDDVDTLLLSIFEIGEKSLLGYFADPGIREFLLTVFEIAGFIYQCVEGRQTRSIFIWGILGFTCYLLGNALLILKRKKRPKPVVVDSA; translated from the coding sequence ATGtccaacaagaagaagagtaagAGTAAGGCCAGCGAGAGCCACAAGAGTGGTGGAAACAAGAACAGTCCTCGCGGAAAACACAACTCCCCCTCACTGCAAAGAGACAACAGTATCTCTGATCAGCAACGAAGCGAGAACGGCGGTACTGGCTCTAGAACATACGGGATCAAATTAGCCGCTCGCTTGTTCCACAACCCATTGTTTTCGAAAAGAGGATTTAAACATGCAAAAGAGGGATTAAAAATTAAGAGTTCAGATAACTCAATAAGCAAACTAAGGTTTACAGGCAGCATCTGTCTCTTCCTTTACCCTGTTTGGATGATAGCATACAGTATCGACGGTTTTTCATCTGGGGACATAAATAATAGTATGCATGCTTTTGTGTATGGCAGTCCACTATTAATTGCTGTTCCTTATTGCATACGCTACTTGGATGATGTCGATACATTGCTTTTAAGCATATTTGAGATTGGGGAGAAGAGTTTGCTCGGATATTTCGCAGACCCGGGGATCAGAGAGTTCCTCTTGACTGTTTTTGAGATTGCCGGGTTCATTTATCAATGCGTGGAGGGTAGACAAACTCGTTCGATCTTTATATGGGGAATTCTTGGTTTTACTTGTTATCTCCTAGGAAATGCTTTGCTAatcttgaaaagaaagaaaaggcCAAAACCGGTAGTGGTTGACTCGGCGTGA
- the ISY1 gene encoding Isy1p (similar to uniprot|P21374 Saccharomyces cerevisiae YJR050W ISY1 Component of the spliceosome complex involved in pre-mRNA splicing auxiliary splicing factor that may modulate Syf1p activity and help optimize splicing isy1 syf2 double mutation activates the spindle checkpoint causing cell cycle arrest), with the protein MSRNAEKSSSVLVRYQELQAEESGGFKDFSRYRRPRRVASVRNLKDALEWRAQVAKEISDKITRIYDPSLNEWQVEELNDQLNELVKERNRWDWHIQKGLGGAKPRKNGTVSGKLIAGKRYFGRALELPEVQKILKEQEESKKSNRELVNTRLIPNDYNDDYYGTIEDTTELKQFESSWTPVLRKHYGKKDAGADQLENDTHIPDQKEMERWLVERRKQKLLKELRF; encoded by the coding sequence ATGTCTAGAAACGCTGAGAAGTCCAGCTCAGTGCTGGTGAGATACCAAGAACTCCAGGCGGAGGAATCTGGTGGATTTAAGGACTTTTCCAGATACAGAAGGCCCAGAAGAGTTGCATCTGTAAGAAACTTGAAAGATGCCCTAGAATGGAGGGCACAAGTGGCTAAAGAGATTTCAGACAAGATCACAAGGATTTACGATCCATCACTGAATGAATGGCAAGTGGAGGAACTCAATGATCAGTTGAACGAGTTGGTTAAGGAGAGAAATCGATGGGATTGGCACATACAGAAGGGTTTAGGAGGTGCAAAACCAAGGAAAAATGGTACAGTCAGTGGGAAATTGATTGCAGGTAAAAGGTATTTTGGTAGAGCTTTGGAATTACCAGAGgttcaaaagattttaaaggAGCAGgaagaatcaaagaaatctaaTCGAGAGTTGGTCAATACAAGATTAATACCAAATGACTATAACGACGACTATTACGGCACGATAGAAGACACAACTGAGCTCAAGCAATTTGAATCCAGCTGGACCCCGGTGCTTCGAAAACACTACGGTAAGAAGGATGCGGGTGCTGATCAATTAGAGAACGATACCCATATACCGgatcaaaaagaaatggaaagGTGGTTAGTGGAAAGAAGGAAACAGAAGTTACTAAAGGAATTAAGATTTTAA
- the YEF1 gene encoding NADH/NAD(+) kinase (similar to uniprot|P21373 Saccharomyces cerevisiae YJR049C UTR1 NAD kinase active as a hexamer enhances the activity of ferric reductase (Fre1p)), translating to MGSLSNSSNMDSIDDTLESERSSSNSVSIPMSQCRSLQDIRRDNRENTVKSDSSIRFFPDQHVLDEGNERIRNINDAKEMIKQLNIGGKRLTSAKSQLKLSSTAYGVRMLSKDIFNTKVELQVENLLIVTKSQDRSLVYLTRELVEWLLINSPDITVYVEKILQGSEQFGAEDIYKDSRCKEQRIKYWDKEFVAQHDGFFDMIITLGGDGTVLFVSSIFQRHVPPVLSFSLGSLGFLANYQFERFREDLPKILDNKIKTNLRMRLECKVYRCHPPMVDSRTGEKVAVAELVMQRQILNELTIDRGPSPFISNLEVYGDNSLLTVAQADGIIIATPTGSTAYSLSAGGPLVYPSVNAVCVTPICPHTLSFRPIMLPDSMNIKIRVSQGSRATAWAAFDGKDRIELQKGDYITVQSSPYAFPTVESHSTEFIESISRSLNWNVRREQKSFTHMLSRKNQEKYVTDKEGEDDLHEGDHREVVVLQAEDKDQAQKMIEERTLAEQKAEKDSVCANGGAAKTNFTV from the coding sequence ATGGGGTCTCTTAGTAATAGTTCCAATATGGATTCCATCGATGATACCTTAGAGTCAGAAAGATCTTCATCTAATAGTGTAAGCATACCTATGTCACAATGTAGGAGCCTACAAGATATTAGACGAGACAACCGCGAGAACACCGTGAAATCTGACTCATCAATACGCTTTTTCCCAGACCAACATGTTCTAGATGAAGGTAATGAAAGGATAAGGAACATTAACGATGCCAAGGAGATGATTAAACAATTAAATATTGGTGGAAAAAGACTGACATCTGCTAAATCCCAGTTGAAGTTGAGTTCGACAGCATATGGAGTTCGTATGCTGTCAAAGGATATTTTCAACACCAAAGTTGAATTACAGGTGGAAAATCTATTGATTGTGACCAAGAGTCAAGATAGGTCACTTGTCTACTTAACGAGGGAGTTGGTTGAATGGTTATTGATTAATTCGCCAGATATTACTGTTTATGTGGAGAAAATCCTACAGGGGTCTGAACAATTTGGTGCTGAAGATATTTACAAAGACAGTCGGTGTAAGGAGCAAAGGATTAAATATTGGGACAAGGAGTTTGTTGCCCAACATGATGGATTTTTCGATATGATTATAACacttggtggtgatggAACGGTTTTATTTGTTTCATCCATATTTCAACGACATGTACCACCAGTACTATCGTTCTCGTTAGGCTCACTGGGGTTTTTAGCCAACTATCAATTTGAGCGTTTCAGAGAAGATTTACCCAAGATTTTAGATAACAAAATCAAGACTAACTTGCGTATGAGATTAGAATGTAAAGTGTACCGCTGTCACCCTCCAATGGTTGACTCAAGAACTGGTGAAAAAGTGGCAGTTGCAGAATTAGTCATGCAAAGACAGATCCTTAACGAACTAACTATCGATAGAGGTCCAAGTCCATTCATTTCTAATTTAGAAGTTTACGGAGataattctcttttgaCGGTAGCGCAAGCTGATGGTATTATCATTGCAACACCTACAGGCTCAACGGCTTATTCATTGAGTGCAGGTGGTCCTCTGGTTTACCCGAGCGTTAATGCAGTCTGCGTTACACCCATATGCCCCCATACTTTGAGCTTTAGGCCAATCATGTTACCTGACAGTATGAATATCAAAATTAGAGTGTCTCAGGGATCAAGAGCAACAGCTTGGGCAGCATTTGATGGTAAGGacagaattgaattgcAAAAGGGTGATTACATTACAGTGCAATCTAGTCCATATGCCTTCCCCACAGTAGAATCTCACAGTACAGAATTTATTGAGAGCATCAGCAGATCCCTAAACTGGAACGTTAGACGTGAACAGAAGTCCTTTACCCACATGCTATCTCGTAAGAACCAGGAGAAATACGTTACAGAcaaagaaggtgaagacGATCTTCATGAGGGTGATCACCGTGAAGTTGTGGTTTTGCAGGCAGAGGACAAAGATCAAGCTCAAAAAATGATTGAGGAACGTACTCTGGCTGAACAGAAAGCAGAGAAAGATTCCGTGTGTGCTAATGGTGGTGCTGCTAAGACTAATTTTACGGTTTGA
- the GTA1 gene encoding Gta1p (weakly similar to uniprot|P32618 Saccharomyces cerevisiae YEL043W member vGLC.2184), with translation MLYTFCILSAILWLCYRLYKFLGIPVSKIVLTLKIRTPPATKVSIDRVNVDSITIHWENEPVRGGSSPSSSSSISHYLLYLNNLQVAVFPNSPNSLYTCCSITGLKPETEHQLDFITVNRMGFMNKLPSIYCMTKSNNTHQTVKKSGEWRKNTLTTLSQVDSPSLSNSQVTESNQSTVQPAYANLTTLKDLESFSIEDLKKILICAQEDLHDVLSQQSSLLQDFQESKLQWELELENLKTHWSHEIDLRKSLKSTIKSLENSKLLYDLKLEKLKKNIDQSKSKIAKMKKDMQSWSLEESQQLNGDTFRRDFSHAMKRVQSNIEDLTGKIKSMQGDISVKEEDNKRLNTLKKSSTSNASMDNTTLTPQVASAAMEAPAPSDVSLTAKEVVSLQGLLKKINEQTVERTGQLTPVGEEMLGRINSNSQLVNLIREQIKLDQELDNKWKVSRTRMVKRLETLEAMFTDISLSNRQMRASLMVQPYAQKNSDSRNSNSNAASTITLNEQSPALSSPPMTHLSVPNDVPVAAQPPTPSSSNPHHLVLHNPSTYASEDPHITGRAATVSPVTVAVNATASTTRPTLGNPSLVNGSLLSPQISGSQAYADPSLLMSSPTPVQSFSWATEPTQNELHAPAPLQGQSPQRQLQSELDQPFEYDNASHLISGLRDMIYDETDSPDSISGYSKGFTTDQLDNYWTNQTTRTSARKDTKPTAPSLLSYGGGSLGPSSPSMAGTGFSDSTPMGHSDSFSSVNNNLGATLMSHPDDPMRARTNPPQSQGRFASRFNFLWHSGHATSPEPSSTINNMSGNNNEDGSTNGVAST, from the coding sequence ATGCTTTACACGTTTTGCATACTTTCAGCGATATTGTGGTTATGCTACCGTCTTTATAAATTTTTGGGTATTCCAGTTAGTAAGATTGTTCTTACACTAAAGATAAGGACTCCTCCTGCTACGAAAGTTTCCATCGATAGGGTAAACGTGGATTCTATTACTATACATTGGGAAAATGAACCCGTCAGGGGTGGGTCGTCACCGTCTTCATCAAGTTCTATATCTCACTATTTATTgtatttgaacaatttacAAGTTGCAGTTTTCCCCAATTCCCCCAATTCTCTCTATACATGTTGTTCCATTACAGGCTTGAAGCCTGAAACTGAACATCAACTAGATTTCATTACCGTTAACCGAATGGGATTTATGAATAAACTACCTTCCATTTACTGCATGACTAAATCAAATAATACACATCAAACTGTGAAGAAAAGTGGTGAATGGAGGAAAAACACTTTAACCACATTATCACAAGTGGACTCACCGTCATTGTCAAATTCACAAGTAACAGAATCGAACCAATCGACGGTACAACCCGCGTACGCTAACCTAACCACTTTGAAGGATTTAGAATCTTTTTCCatagaagatttgaagaaaattttaatttgtGCTCAAGAAGATCTACATGATGTTTTATCACAACAATCTTCACTTTTGCaagatttccaagaatCTAAATTACAATGGGAATTAGAATTagagaatttgaaaacgCATTGGTCTCATGAAATCGATTTAAggaaatctttaaaatctaccattaaatctttggaaaattccaaattattaTACGACTTGAaactggaaaaattgaagaaaaacatCGATCAatccaaatcaaagattgcaaagatgaagaaggataTGCAGAGTTGGTCATTGGAAGAATCGCAACAGTTGAACGGCGATACTTTTAGAAGAGATTTTTCTCATGCCATGAAAAGGGTTCAATCGAATATTGAAGATTTAACAGGAAAGATAAAGAGTATGCAGGGTGACATATCTGTAAAAGAGGAAGATAATAAAAGACTTAAcactttgaaaaaatcatcgACTTCTAATGCAAGCATGGATAATACGACGCTGACTCCACAGGTGGCATCAGCGGCTATGGAAGCACCGGCACCTTCTGATGTTTCTTTGACTGCAAAAGAAGTTGTGTCTCTTCAAggtcttttgaaaaaaatcaacgAACAAACAGTAGAAAGAACTGGTCAATTAACGCCTGTGGGTGAAGAAATGTTAGGTAGAATCAATTCGAATTCtcaattggtcaatttaaTCAGAGAACAGATAAAATTGGATCAAGAGTTGGATAATAAGTGGAAAGTTTCGAGAACTAGAATGGTTAAACGTTTAGAGACACTAGAAGCGATGTTCACAGATATAAGTTTAAGCAATAGACAGATGAGGGCGAGTCTTATGGTCCAACCCTATGCTCAAAAGAACTCAGATTCTAGAAATTCTAATTCCAATGCTGCCTCTACGATTACTTTGAACGAGCAATCACCTGCTCTCAGCTCACCACCAATGACCCATCTATCTGTTCCTAACGATGTGCCAGTAGCAGCACAACCTCCAACtccttcatcttctaacCCTCATCACCTGGTACTTCACAATCCTTCTACTTATGCAAGTGAAGATCCTCATATAACAGGTAGAGCGGCAACGGTGTCGCCGGTGACAGTAGCCGTTAACGCAACAGCAAGTACTACGAGACCCACTTTGGGCAATCCATCTTTAGTCAATGGTTCTTTACTATCACCACAAATTAGTGGCTCTCAAGCGTATGCAGATCCTTCTTTATTGATGAGTTCACCAACTCCTGTGCAATCTTTTTCCTGGGCCACTGAACCAACTCAGAATGAGTTGCATGCACCTGCACCACTACAAGGACAATCCCCACAACGGCAACTGCAATCTGAATTGGATCAACCATTTGAATACGACAATGCAAGCCATTTAATCTCTGGTTTACGAGACATGATTTATGACGAAACTGACTCCCCCGATAGCATTAGTGGTTATTCTAAGGGTTTTACTACAGATCAACTCGATAACTACTGGACTAATCAAACTACAAGAACTAGTGCTAGAAAGGATACAAAACCTACAGCACCATCGCTTTTATCATATGGTGGTGGTTCTCTGGGACCTTCATCTCCTTCCATGGCAGGCACAGGTTTTAGTGATTCCACACCCATGGGTCATTCAGACTCTTTTTCAAGCGTCAATAACAACTTAGGGGCAACCTTAATGTCACACCCTGATGATCCCATGCGTGCTCGTACCAATCCACCTCAATCCCAAGGTCGATTTGCATCTCGTTTTAATTTCCTTTGGCATTCTGGTCATGCTACGTCGCCAGAACCATCTAGTACTATAAACAATATGTCAGGCAACAACAATGAAGATGGAAGTACTAATGGTGTAGCATCCACATGA
- the IES6 gene encoding Ies6p (similar to uniprot|P32617 Saccharomyces cerevisiae YEL044W IES6 Protein that associates with the INO80 chromatin remodeling complex under low-salt conditions), which translates to MQHSSSPLSRRDIKMTMSKPVNNSGVERLEFLRSVHNRNLVSVPSPFKKSSYRKPSRRHKSSRQLFTDESKRINAVLQQQQQQEQQDGKPRPIPKVTHFNVNAPPSLRPCKKYCDITGLKGLYRSPVNNLRYCNSEVYRLVVKPMPPGVDQEYLKLRGDHFVLK; encoded by the coding sequence ATGCAACACTCATCAAGTCCATTGAGTAGAAGAGATATCAAAATGACAATGAGTAAGCCAGTTAATAACAGCGGTGTGGAACGATTAGAATTCCTTAGATCTGTGCACAACAGAAACCTTGTGTCCGTGCCGTCCCCTTTTAAGAAATCAAGTTATAGGAAACCATCAAGAAGGCATAAATCATCGAGACAGCTGTTCACAGATGAATCTAAACGTATAAATGCGGTATtgcaacagcaacaacaacaggaacaacAAGATGGCAAACCAAGACCAATTCCCAAAGTGACCCATTTCAATGTTAATGCACCTCCATCTCTCAGACCTTGCAAGAAATACTGTGATATTACGGGACTCAAGGGGCTCTACAGATCTCCTGTTAACAATTTACGTTACTGCAATTCAGAAGTCTATCGATTGGTCGTCAAACCAATGCCCCCAGGTGTGGATCAAGAATATCTAAAACTCAGAGGTGATCATTTCGTATTGAAATGA
- a CDS encoding uncharacterized protein (no similarity) encodes MSMISDESEMDLEKCVQMYEEEEIELPEDSSGGKLTYFLAPYFFEKTWISDIILPLSAAYSSSFVLLAYSSLRGFYDDQLETKLSDIFSPLWMIIHYFLCFTVFFMNFIYHRKKIDIETKVLQKLLKEVGEMDLTGDPVAWRRIASRVNHFSEEKGYHYSVFYGGGHCMRFFVRELVKPIERQTYDIRCYCEGKMYRNFWKNPSNKVLVERAVANYDESVENFGELSYTAEEDGCRDDIFEKSRSIFNTSMLYLGTIEVASFMIMALALLVLLISRAIFNSFPTPQ; translated from the coding sequence ATGAGTATGATAAGCGACGAAagtgaaatggatttagaaaagtgTGTACAGATgtatgaagaggaggaaataGAATTACCAGAGGACAGTTCTGGCGGAAAGTTGACATACTTCCTTGCCCCATATTTCTTCGAGAAAACATGGATATCCGACATTATCCTTCCTCTTTCCGCTGCATATTCGTCATCGTTTGTACTGTTGGCGTACTCTAGTCTGCGCGGCTTTTATGATGATCAACTTGAAACAAAACTCTCAGATATATTTTCCCCTTTATGGATGATCATTCATTACTTCCTATGCTTTACTGTGTTTTTTATGAACTTCATCTACCataggaaaaaaattgatattgaGACAAAAGTGCTCCAAAAGTTATTGAAAGAAGTCGGTGAAATGGACCTGACTGGGGATCCAGTAGCTTGGCGGAGAATTGCATCTAGAGTTAATCACTTTTCTGAAGAGAAAGGATATCATTACTCCGTTTTTTACGGTGGGGGGCATTGTATGCGCTTTTTTGTGAGAGAATTAGTAAAACCAATAGAGCGTCAGACCTACGACATCCGATGTTACTGCGAGGGGAAGATGTAcaggaatttttggaaaaatccatcaaataaGGTGCTAGTTGAGAGAGCAGTTGCAAATTATGACGAAAGCGTTGAAAactttggtgaattatcatATACGgcagaggaagatggaTGTAGAGATGATATTTTCGAGAAATCTCGTAGTATTTTCAACACCTCAATGCTTTACTTGGGGACAATAGAGGTCGCATCCTTTATGATCATGGCCCTGGCCCTCCTTGTCTTGCTGATTTCTCGTGccatttttaattcattCCCTACCCCTCAATAG
- a CDS encoding uncharacterized protein (some similarities with uniprot|P38723 Saccharomyces cerevisiae YHL048W COS8), giving the protein MSMISDESEMDLEKCVQTYEEEEIELPEDSSGGKLTYFLAPYFFEKTWITDITLPLIIVLLPSSIRLAYFSIRDYFDTQLEMKFLDVFSPLWMIIHYFLFFTVFFVNFIYDKKKVNIETKVLQKLLEEVAEMDLTGDPVAWRRIASRVNHFSEEKGYHYSVFYGGGHCMRFFVRELVKPIERQTYDIRCYYEGERYRNFWKNPSNKALVERAIANYNKSVENFGELSHTAEKDECRGGIFEKFRNTFNTSMIYLVVIEVALSVVMTLAFIISMISCAIFYSFASPQ; this is encoded by the coding sequence ATGAGTATGATAAGCGACGAAagtgaaatggatttagaaaagtgTGTACAGACgtatgaagaggaggaaataGAATTACCAGAGGACAGTTCTGGCGGAAAGTTGACATACTTCCTTGCCCCATATTTCTTCGAGAAAACATGGATAACGGACATTACCTTACCTCTTATCATTGTACTATTGCCATCATCCATACGATTGGCGTACTTTAGTATACGTGACTATTTTGATACTCAActtgaaatgaaatttttggacGTATTTTCTCCCTTATGGATGATCATTCATTACTTCCTATTCTTTACTGTGTTTTTTGTGAACTTCATCTACGATAAGAAAAAGGTTAATATTGAGACCAAAGTGCTCCAAAAGTTATTGGAGGAAGTGGCTGAAATGGACCTGACCGGGGATCCAGTAGCTTGGCGGAGAATTGCATCTAGAGTTAATCACTTTTCTGAAGAGAAAGGATATCATTACTCCGTTTTTTACGGTGGGGGGCATTGTATGCGCTTTTTTGTGAGAGAATTAGTAAAACCAATAGAGCGTCAGACCTACGACATCAGGTGTTATTACGAAGGAGAAAGGTAcaggaatttttggaaaaatccatcaaataaGGCACTAGTTGAAAGAGCAATTGCGAATTATAACAAGAGCGTTGAGAATTTTGGAGAGTTATCACATACGgcagaaaaagatgaatgTAGAGGTGGTATTTTCGAGAAGTTTCGCAACACTTTCAACACCTCGATGATTTACTTGGTGGTAATAGAAGTAGCGCTCTCTGTGGTTATGACCTTGGCCTTCATTATCTCGATGATTTCTTGTGCcattttttattcattCGCTTCCCCTCAATAG